The following coding sequences lie in one Bacteroidales bacterium genomic window:
- a CDS encoding DegT/DnrJ/EryC1/StrS family aminotransferase, translating to MRKISMVDLKAQYDHIKPEIDAAIGQVISSTSFINGPVVKEFQSDLENYLGVKHVIPCGNGTDALQVAMMALGLKPGDEVIAPSFTFIATAEVIALLGLTPVLVDVDPDTFNIDPASVEKAITPKTKAIVPVHLFGQSADMDAIMKIAEDHGLFVIEDACQAIGADYIKTDGSKAKVGTIGHVGCTSFFPSKNLGCYGDGGAIFTNDDELAKKLRSVVNHGMTVRYYHDDIGVNSRLDSIQAAVLKVKLPHLDSYASARGKAAAAYDKAFGGHPSLRIPARFPSSTHVFHQYTLVLNGVDRAGLIEHLASKDVPAMVYYPVPIHLQKAYLDPRYQPGDFPVTESLSKSVFSLPMHTELDEEQLNYITGAVLEFLDRK from the coding sequence ATGCGTAAAATCTCTATGGTTGACCTCAAGGCTCAATATGATCATATCAAGCCTGAGATCGACGCTGCCATTGGACAGGTAATATCATCCACTTCTTTTATCAATGGACCGGTAGTTAAGGAATTTCAATCCGACCTGGAAAATTATCTTGGTGTAAAACATGTAATCCCATGCGGAAATGGAACTGATGCCTTACAGGTAGCTATGATGGCACTCGGATTAAAACCCGGGGATGAGGTAATCGCACCATCCTTTACATTTATAGCTACTGCTGAAGTAATTGCCTTGCTGGGACTTACCCCGGTTCTGGTAGATGTTGACCCGGACACTTTCAATATTGATCCGGCCTCTGTTGAAAAAGCTATTACTCCCAAAACCAAAGCCATTGTACCAGTACACCTTTTTGGTCAAAGTGCTGATATGGATGCTATTATGAAAATTGCTGAGGATCATGGATTGTTTGTTATTGAAGATGCTTGCCAGGCTATTGGTGCCGATTATATAAAAACCGACGGAAGTAAAGCCAAGGTCGGAACCATTGGTCATGTGGGTTGTACTTCATTTTTCCCTTCAAAAAACCTGGGTTGCTACGGCGATGGCGGTGCAATATTTACGAATGATGATGAACTGGCGAAGAAACTGCGTTCAGTTGTAAATCATGGAATGACTGTAAGGTATTATCATGATGATATTGGGGTGAATAGTCGCCTGGATAGCATACAGGCTGCTGTATTGAAGGTTAAGCTTCCGCATCTTGACAGTTATGCTTCTGCCCGTGGTAAGGCAGCAGCGGCTTATGATAAGGCCTTCGGTGGACATCCCTCACTCAGGATACCGGCACGATTCCCATCCTCAACTCATGTGTTTCACCAATATACGCTGGTACTGAACGGAGTGGATAGGGCAGGCCTTATTGAACATCTTGCCTCGAAGGATGTTCCTGCAATGGTTTACTACCCTGTGCCTATTCATTTACAGAAGGCTTATCTCGATCCTCGTTATCAGCCGGGGGATTTCCCTGTTACTGAAAGCCTGTCGAAGAGCGTATTCTCCCTGCCTATGCATACCGAACTGGATGAGGAACAACTGAACTATATCACCGGAGCTGTACTTGAATTCCTCGATCGAAAATAA